CGCTTATCCAGAGATGCGCCCGGGTGGAATGGTCCGGATTCTGGACAATCATATCAATGGCGCATGGTATACCAACCGACCTCATGACATAGGTCATCATATCGGTTTGATCGCGGCAATTGCCGTACATTTTCAGAAGCGTTAAGGCTCCCAGATGAGGAGTCGAGGGTAACGCCGGTTCGAATATCCATACCTGGTTATTCAAATAATTGAACAATAATCTTCCGGCGGCTATGGGATCATTTTTATATTTCAGAGTGTCCAACATCGTATGAAACCGATTGAAATATATTTCTTTCCAGTCTTCCAGAGGTTCATTACCTACTCGGTAAGGCAGTATCTTTTCGCAAAACAGGTCAAATGAAAGATGACGGCACCAGGGCATTTCCTGCCAGAGCATGAATGAAAAATCAATATTCCGGATTAGGAATTCCGAATCAATTACTTCTATATCAGGTATCATATATTGACTGCCTGCCAGTTTCCCATACTTTTGTTCAAAATCGTACAAACTATGTGCAGTGGGTGTTGTAGTACGGATATGGAACCTGAACGAATCTAATAATGAATAGTTTATTGTGTAATGATAAGGCATGTTGGCTATCAGGAATTCTGCAGCACGATATTTTAACTTGTCTTTCTGCATGCGGTAATGTTCAAGCACTTTCTCCAACTCTGAACGGTTGTTGTCCGCAAGTTGCAAAGCATATTCCACCTTATCAGAGTAACGGGTACAAGATATAAGCAAAAGACATAAAAGGAAGGCCATTTTAGTACTCATAGGTGAAAGTAAATATTAACGGATAATATGTTTTTTCAAATATTCCGGATAGATACCCGGATTGCCTCCAACTATCAGCCGAATTAATAGCAAAAACTTCCGGGTTTTCCCGGTCGGGATAATTCGGCGCCCATAAATTCCATTCCGGGAGAAGCCACAGGAACAGGATGATCAGAACGGATGGTCTTTCTTTTTTATTTACCATTTACCAGGATGTTTTTGCTATTGACTTGTTTTACTTCGGCATCTTCAGATAAATTTAGTCTGCCATCCGTCACATCGTCGAAATAAAATACCGGCCTTATATCGGGTTTCCGGGTGATGACGGAAACATTCTGGAAGGTGATATTTTTAACGTGCCGTACATAAAAGCCGGATGCAGGCAGCACAGAACCGAACATCCTGTTTTCCGGATAGCCTTTTTCCGCTTCTTTCACGGTTTCTTCCGCCTGAACTTTTGTTCCTCCTCCGGGAGCTGTGATGTGTATATCTCTCAACGAAATATTTTCGGCATAGGATCCGGGTACCCCTGTTACGGAACAGGCGATGAGGCTTTCGCTTTGTGCGATAATATGATGGATCTGAATGTTCTTTAAAATGCTTACATTTCCTTTTGAGTAGGTACGTCTTCTGTCTCCCAGCCGGATAAACACAGGAGTCTGCACCCCGCTCATCAGAACATTTGAAACGGATATGCCGTCCATCACGCCGCCGTCTACCGATTCGAGCGCAATTCCGGCCAGAACGGTCGTATCGCGTTGAATACCGGCAAATGCCGTAGCTTTGTTGGTTTTCCATTTCCGGATATTATCTTCCGATGCACTCCTGACTACGCAGTTGGTGACGGTAATATTCCTGAAACCTCCCAAAGAGGCCGTTCCGAATTTTATTGCATTACAGTTGCTTGCCAGTACACAATTGGATACGGTGATATTTTCACATACGGATGAGAAATCGCTTTTGAAGCATAAAGCATCATCGTCCGTATCAATATAGCAATCGGAGACGATTACATTCCGGCTGTCAATATCCAATCCGTCGTTATTGTAATTACAATGACTATAAACTTTTACGCCCCTGATAAAAACGCCGTCGCATTGTTCGTAATCCTGTGTCCAGTATGCGGAATTGCGTAATGTAATATCCGTTACCGTCACATTTTTGCACTTCCGGAAATAGATGATTTTCGGACGGCGTGGTCCTCCCTGGGAATCATTGCCGTGTTGAAATTCCGCATGCCCTCCTTGTCCGTTGATCGTTCCATGTCCGGTAACAGAAATATTTTCCTTGTTTTCCGCATATATTAATGCCGGGGATTCTTTTCCTTTCAGTACGGGAAATACATCCGAATAGTCTTTTAACCGGGTACTTCCCAGCAGTTCTGCTCCGGCTTCGATGTGCAGGCGGACATTTGAACGCATAAAGAGCGGTCGGGTCAGATATTTCCCCGGAGGGACAATAACCGTTCCGGCAGATGTTCCGGAACATTGGTCGATCGCTTTTTGTATGATCTCCGTATTGTCTGTTACGCCGTCCCCTTTGGCTCCCAGATCGGTGATCGTGATCCGGGCATAGGTATTATGGTATACGAAGAACAGAAACAACAGCAGGATGATCTTCCTGTTCAGGTACGGGAAATTTCGCCTGATTAATGGGCTATTTCCCGGGTATTTTTCAGAGTTTAGTAGGGATATCAATGTTTTGGTATATTTATTATTTGACTATTGATGATCTGTTTATCAGAAACAAACAGACTTCCGGTTCATTATTTATTATTTACCCTTGACATAACCGATTCGTTCTGATAAAACGAAAGGTTCCATCCTGTTCAAAGCTCTGGTTTAAGGAGATTTATTTCGGAAAAATCTATTTTTCTAAAAGGGCAACAGTACACCAAAGAAAAGGAGCCTGCCCGTGAAAATCACCAGCCAGACGCGGACGATCATAATAATATTGCTTATCATTCTTTTTACCGGTACCGATACAAACCTCGGTTACATTGTTCCGTTCGTCGATGTATGAAACCAAGGCGAGCCATGCTTTCCGTGCTGCCGGGGCATATTCTTCCTCATTCAGCCATCCTTGTTTTACACCCACGATAAATGCGTAGGTGAACATAGCGGACGAAGATGTTTCCGGCCAACAATCCGGTTCGTCAATCAATTGGTTCCACATACCGCTTGGTTGCTGGTATTTTTTTAAACTTTCCATCATGGTAAGGAAGCCTTTCATTATACGCGGACGATTGGTGTCATTTTCAGGCAGATAACGGAGTAAATCTGCCATACCTACAGCCATCCATCCATCGCCTCGTCCCCAATAGTAAGGAACATCCGGTGCATGATAAAACAAACCGTTCGGACGTTGAAGTTCGTCCAGATACATCACCATTTCCTTTGCGGCCCGGTCCATGTATTTACGGTCTCCCGTCACTAAATAAGCCTGCATTTGTACAACAGTAATCATGTACATGTCGTCAATCCACAAGCGGGTTTGCCAGGTGTATCCCTTTTCTGCCCAGGCTTTTTCTGCCGGCTTTGCGTTGTCCGGCACTTTCCATTGTGAATCGGCATAAGCTAATCCCATATCCATATATCGTTTATCATTTGTTATTTGATAAAGTTGCAGGGCTAACCCGCCGAACATATTGTAGTCGACATGGTTCATGGGGGGCAACAGTGCTTTTTCCCTTGTAAAGAACGGTTCAAATTTATCCTGCAAAAGTTTGATAAGCTTTTGGTTCTTTGTTTGAGTAGCATAACCTAATGATCCGATCCAGGTACATACTTCTGCATAATGAATATATCTCCCGGCATACAGGTCATGCCTGTCATCTACAAAATGATAGGCTAATCGCTTACCGACCTCTTCAGGTCTGGATCCTTTGGGGAATTTGGTTAACAGATCCTGTTGGGCAAATAAGAATTGAACAGGTAAAAAGACAACTAATAAAAACACTTTCTTACACATATTTTTCACATTATTAATGATTACGAGGATTTATCTTCTGAATTATTGGTTGTATTACTGCATGGTTTCCCAACGAGTTGTGGTGTGAAGCACTATCCTTTCATTTGTTATTTCCTA
The Bacteroidales bacterium DNA segment above includes these coding regions:
- a CDS encoding glycoside hydrolase family 88 protein, giving the protein MCKKVFLLVVFLPVQFLFAQQDLLTKFPKGSRPEEVGKRLAYHFVDDRHDLYAGRYIHYAEVCTWIGSLGYATQTKNQKLIKLLQDKFEPFFTREKALLPPMNHVDYNMFGGLALQLYQITNDKRYMDMGLAYADSQWKVPDNAKPAEKAWAEKGYTWQTRLWIDDMYMITVVQMQAYLVTGDRKYMDRAAKEMVMYLDELQRPNGLFYHAPDVPYYWGRGDGWMAVGMADLLRYLPENDTNRPRIMKGFLTMMESLKKYQQPSGMWNQLIDEPDCWPETSSSAMFTYAFIVGVKQGWLNEEEYAPAARKAWLALVSYIDERNNVTEVCIGTGKKNDKQYYYDRPRLAGDFHGQAPFLWCTVALLEK
- a CDS encoding glycoside hydrolase family 28 protein, with protein sequence MISLLNSEKYPGNSPLIRRNFPYLNRKIILLLFLFFVYHNTYARITITDLGAKGDGVTDNTEIIQKAIDQCSGTSAGTVIVPPGKYLTRPLFMRSNVRLHIEAGAELLGSTRLKDYSDVFPVLKGKESPALIYAENKENISVTGHGTINGQGGHAEFQHGNDSQGGPRRPKIIYFRKCKNVTVTDITLRNSAYWTQDYEQCDGVFIRGVKVYSHCNYNNDGLDIDSRNVIVSDCYIDTDDDALCFKSDFSSVCENITVSNCVLASNCNAIKFGTASLGGFRNITVTNCVVRSASEDNIRKWKTNKATAFAGIQRDTTVLAGIALESVDGGVMDGISVSNVLMSGVQTPVFIRLGDRRRTYSKGNVSILKNIQIHHIIAQSESLIACSVTGVPGSYAENISLRDIHITAPGGGTKVQAEETVKEAEKGYPENRMFGSVLPASGFYVRHVKNITFQNVSVITRKPDIRPVFYFDDVTDGRLNLSEDAEVKQVNSKNILVNGK